A single genomic interval of Arctopsyche grandis isolate Sample6627 chromosome 8, ASM5162203v2, whole genome shotgun sequence harbors:
- the LOC143915462 gene encoding estradiol 17-beta-dehydrogenase 11-like isoform X3, with protein MENNAVTPQGSQKWKDERGIGIKIYTIVLLVVDILLLFAKMFVAYVEAAYRLVVPQEMKDVSGEVVLVTGTGHGIGRELALQYASLGSIVVCVDINEKLNEETVNEIKSIGGKAHAFVCDVSKSDKINELAEQVRNEVGEVSILVNNAGIMPCHTMLTHEEAEIKKIFDINVFAHFWLIKAFLPSMINRNHGHIVALSSMAGVIGVPNLVPYCASKFAVRGLMEALHEELREDARGLNIKFTTIFPYMVDTGLCKKPKIRFPSLMAMEKPDQVANHIITAMRRDIPEISIPNSLININNVCRTMPVKIALHLKDFLDSGVEACD; from the exons GAAAGATGAACGGGGAAtaggaataaaaatatacacaatagtATTACTCGTCGTAgatatattattactttttgCAAAAATGTTCGTAGCATACGTAGAAGCCGCATACAGACTAGTAGTACCACAAGAAATGAAAGACGTTTCAGGCGAAGTTGTACTG gTTACGGGTACGGGACACGGTATAGGCAGGGAATTGGCTCTGCAATATGCATCATTGGGCTCCATAGTAGTTTGTGTAGATATCAATGAAAAGTTGAACGAGGAAACTGTCAATGAAATCAAGAGCATTGGAGGAAAAGCTCACGCATTTGT gtGCGATGTTTCAAAGTCTgataaaatcaatgaattggcaGAACAGGTCAGAAACGAGGTCGGAGAAGTATCAATACTTGTAAATAATGCTGGAATCATGCCTTGTCATACAATGCTGACTCACGAAGAGGCTGAAATCAAAAAGATTTTCGACATTAATGTGTTCGCCCACTTCTGG CTAATCAAAGCATTCCTACCAAGTATGATAAACCGAAACCACGGCCACATTGTAGCTTTATCATCAATGGCAGGAGTCATTGGAGTGCCAAACTTGGTTCCATATTGTGCTTCTAAGTTCGCCGTCCGAGGATTGATGGAGGCCCTTCACGAAGAGTTGAGAGAAGACGCTCGAGGCCtaaat attaaattcaCCACAATATTCCCGTACATGGTCGACACTGGTCTGTGCAAGAAGCCAAAGATCCGTTTCCCGAGCCTCATGGCCATGGAGAAACCTGATCAAGTGGCCAACCACATCATAACAGCAATGCGACGAGACATTCCGGAGATTTCCATCCCAAATTCGCTCATTAACATTAACaatgtttgccgaacaatgCCCGTCAAAATCGCTCTGCATTTGAAGGACTTCCTCGATAGCGGAGTTGAAGCGTGCGATTGA
- the LOC143915462 gene encoding estradiol 17-beta-dehydrogenase 11-like isoform X2, translating into METANSHRAKANRSFKGDDLQIGSVKLKDERGIGIKIYTIVLLVVDILLLFAKMFVAYVEAAYRLVVPQEMKDVSGEVVLVTGTGHGIGRELALQYASLGSIVVCVDINEKLNEETVNEIKSIGGKAHAFVCDVSKSDKINELAEQVRNEVGEVSILVNNAGIMPCHTMLTHEEAEIKKIFDINVFAHFWLIKAFLPSMINRNHGHIVALSSMAGVIGVPNLVPYCASKFAVRGLMEALHEELREDARGLNIKFTTIFPYMVDTGLCKKPKIRFPSLMAMEKPDQVANHIITAMRRDIPEISIPNSLININNVCRTMPVKIALHLKDFLDSGVEACD; encoded by the exons GAAAGATGAACGGGGAAtaggaataaaaatatacacaatagtATTACTCGTCGTAgatatattattactttttgCAAAAATGTTCGTAGCATACGTAGAAGCCGCATACAGACTAGTAGTACCACAAGAAATGAAAGACGTTTCAGGCGAAGTTGTACTG gTTACGGGTACGGGACACGGTATAGGCAGGGAATTGGCTCTGCAATATGCATCATTGGGCTCCATAGTAGTTTGTGTAGATATCAATGAAAAGTTGAACGAGGAAACTGTCAATGAAATCAAGAGCATTGGAGGAAAAGCTCACGCATTTGT gtGCGATGTTTCAAAGTCTgataaaatcaatgaattggcaGAACAGGTCAGAAACGAGGTCGGAGAAGTATCAATACTTGTAAATAATGCTGGAATCATGCCTTGTCATACAATGCTGACTCACGAAGAGGCTGAAATCAAAAAGATTTTCGACATTAATGTGTTCGCCCACTTCTGG CTAATCAAAGCATTCCTACCAAGTATGATAAACCGAAACCACGGCCACATTGTAGCTTTATCATCAATGGCAGGAGTCATTGGAGTGCCAAACTTGGTTCCATATTGTGCTTCTAAGTTCGCCGTCCGAGGATTGATGGAGGCCCTTCACGAAGAGTTGAGAGAAGACGCTCGAGGCCtaaat attaaattcaCCACAATATTCCCGTACATGGTCGACACTGGTCTGTGCAAGAAGCCAAAGATCCGTTTCCCGAGCCTCATGGCCATGGAGAAACCTGATCAAGTGGCCAACCACATCATAACAGCAATGCGACGAGACATTCCGGAGATTTCCATCCCAAATTCGCTCATTAACATTAACaatgtttgccgaacaatgCCCGTCAAAATCGCTCTGCATTTGAAGGACTTCCTCGATAGCGGAGTTGAAGCGTGCGATTGA
- the LOC143915462 gene encoding estradiol 17-beta-dehydrogenase 11-like isoform X4: protein MALAFYARLRKDERGIGIKIYTIVLLVVDILLLFAKMFVAYVEAAYRLVVPQEMKDVSGEVVLVTGTGHGIGRELALQYASLGSIVVCVDINEKLNEETVNEIKSIGGKAHAFVCDVSKSDKINELAEQVRNEVGEVSILVNNAGIMPCHTMLTHEEAEIKKIFDINVFAHFWLIKAFLPSMINRNHGHIVALSSMAGVIGVPNLVPYCASKFAVRGLMEALHEELREDARGLNIKFTTIFPYMVDTGLCKKPKIRFPSLMAMEKPDQVANHIITAMRRDIPEISIPNSLININNVCRTMPVKIALHLKDFLDSGVEACD, encoded by the exons GAAAGATGAACGGGGAAtaggaataaaaatatacacaatagtATTACTCGTCGTAgatatattattactttttgCAAAAATGTTCGTAGCATACGTAGAAGCCGCATACAGACTAGTAGTACCACAAGAAATGAAAGACGTTTCAGGCGAAGTTGTACTG gTTACGGGTACGGGACACGGTATAGGCAGGGAATTGGCTCTGCAATATGCATCATTGGGCTCCATAGTAGTTTGTGTAGATATCAATGAAAAGTTGAACGAGGAAACTGTCAATGAAATCAAGAGCATTGGAGGAAAAGCTCACGCATTTGT gtGCGATGTTTCAAAGTCTgataaaatcaatgaattggcaGAACAGGTCAGAAACGAGGTCGGAGAAGTATCAATACTTGTAAATAATGCTGGAATCATGCCTTGTCATACAATGCTGACTCACGAAGAGGCTGAAATCAAAAAGATTTTCGACATTAATGTGTTCGCCCACTTCTGG CTAATCAAAGCATTCCTACCAAGTATGATAAACCGAAACCACGGCCACATTGTAGCTTTATCATCAATGGCAGGAGTCATTGGAGTGCCAAACTTGGTTCCATATTGTGCTTCTAAGTTCGCCGTCCGAGGATTGATGGAGGCCCTTCACGAAGAGTTGAGAGAAGACGCTCGAGGCCtaaat attaaattcaCCACAATATTCCCGTACATGGTCGACACTGGTCTGTGCAAGAAGCCAAAGATCCGTTTCCCGAGCCTCATGGCCATGGAGAAACCTGATCAAGTGGCCAACCACATCATAACAGCAATGCGACGAGACATTCCGGAGATTTCCATCCCAAATTCGCTCATTAACATTAACaatgtttgccgaacaatgCCCGTCAAAATCGCTCTGCATTTGAAGGACTTCCTCGATAGCGGAGTTGAAGCGTGCGATTGA
- the LOC143915455 gene encoding oxysterol-binding protein-related protein 1-like has translation MDDLDDAVAMDPHEALLYSARNGDVIKVRELLEAYKQGNIVLDISCKGKAKSNLGWTPLHLSTYFGQLEAAEQLLIYGADVNVANDAGDTPLHKAAFIGNEELVILLVRHGADVNLMNGEGKVPRDVSKTQDIHRLLLAAEHNAQRERELNLLAAAREGNVDVINELLRSSQPPNINCVDVQGNSCLHCVAYRGHTQVAVILLQNGIDSTIRNISGQLAVDIAKDSQMRQVLSVRPLRQIQRTATRFEGQLLKRSRFLGWKTVWAVLQRGVLSYYGCRADASTGATSSSRRDWKYLDSTRVVPGPTDNSLLVLHFSDGTSHRLRVPSNAAPSTLVVRQEWMTAFKEHVAYSAYYLWGCEGGSNSGVLPVEDVDDEDDTAGEGGRPLGSMQDALTAAANHLALLESQLGECGALVSALEKSIQMGTTLHQSTYMRFQHAASTGQRLLSTLRHCAALVRQADETRGAKLRAEKERCRVLEEALAVLAAEHHELEQSFVEQLSEHQGSIKKKRPSRFYDNSDDEFYDAFNPESDSDTIVSGGDGGLSSLDNTPHVSRDNSPTLREDGVKSPRSIDSEKYPDRASSACSPGLDDVLSHLSPASSCSTIMTCGGHVYRNARNDIEPFMLHKSSV, from the exons ATGGATGACCTCGACGATGCTGTAGCTATGGACCCCCATGAAGCGCTACTCTATTCAGCTCGTAATGGGGATGTTATTAAAGTCAGGGAATTATTAGAAGCTTACAAACAAGGCAATATCGTTTTAGATATCAGCTGTAaag GTAAAGCTAAAAGTAACTTGGGCTGGACACCTCTTCATTTGTCTACATATTTCGGACAGTTGGAAGCTGCAGAGCAATTGTTGATTTACGGAGCTGACGTGAATGTTGCCAATGATGCGGGAGATACTCCGCTGCACAAAGCGGCCTTTATCGGAAATGag GAACTTGTTATATTGCTGGTACGTCATGGTGCCGATGTGAATTTAATGAATGGTGAAGGTAAAGTGCCAAGAGACGTATCAAAAACTCAGGATATTCATCGATTGTTGCTGGCAGCTGAACATAATGCTCAACGGGAGAGGGAACTTAATTTACTTGCTGCCGCTAGAGAAGGCAACGTTGATGTTATTAATGAATTG CTGAGATCTTCACAGCCACCGAACATTAACTGTGTGGATGTTCAAGGCAACAGTTGCTTACATTGTGTAGCTTATCGGGGTCATACTCAAGTTGctgttattttattacaaaatggaATCGATTCTACTATCCGGAATATAAGTG GTCAATTAGCTGTAGATATAGCAAAGGATAGTCAAATGCGACAAGTTCTAAGCGTTAGACCATTAAGACAAATTCAAAGAACTGCCACTAGATTCGAAGGACAATTGTTAAAACGCTCCCGGTTTCTTGGTTGGAAAACTGTCTgg GCTGTTTTGCAACGTGGTGTATTGTCATACTATGGATGTAGAGCTGACGCAAGCACGGGTGCAACTTCAAGTAGTCGTCGAGATTGGAAATATCTTGACAGTACACGAGTAGTTCCCGGACCTACTGATAATTCATTGCTAGTGTTGCACTTCTCCGATGGTACATCGCATAGACTCCGAGTTCCATCTAACGCTGCTCCGTCGACGCTTGTCGTGAGACAG GAATGGATGACAGCGTTCAAAGAACACGTAGCATATTCTGCCTACTACTTGTGGGGTTGTGAGGGTGGATCTAATAGCGGAGTCCTCCCCGTAGAAGACGTAGACGACGAAGACGATACAGCTGGTGAAGGTGGCAGACCTCTTGGAAGTATGCAAGATGCTTTGACGGCTGCTGCCAATCATTTAGCATTGCTTGAATCTCAATTAGGCGAATGTGGAGCTTTGGTGTCTGCACTGGAAAAAAGCATACAAATGGGAACGACCCTTCATCAATCAACATACATG AGATTTCAACATGCAGCCAGTACCGGTCAACGGCTGTTGAGTACACTTCGGCATTGTGCCGCTTTAGTACGGCAGGCCGATGAAACTCGTGGAGCAAAATTGAGAGCTGAAAAAGAACGTTGTAGAGTATTAGAAGAAGCTCTCGCAGTCCTAGCTGCTGAGCATCACGAATTGGAGCAATCATTCGTCGAGCAGTTGTCCGAGCATCAGGGTTCTATTAAGAAAAAGAGGCCGTCCAGGTTTTATGACAATTCCGATGATGAATTCTACGATGCCTTCAATCCAG AATCGGATAGTGATACTATAGTGTCAGGTGGTGATGGTGGGCTGAGTTCTTTAGACAATACACCTCATGTATCCAGAGACAATTCTCCGACACTTAGAGAAGACGGTGTTAAATCTCCTCGTTCTATTGATTCTGAAAAATATCCCGATAGAGCTTCATCGGCTTGTTCACCAGGGCTTGACGATGTGCTGTCTCATTTGAGTCCAGCTAGTTCGTGCAGTACAATTATGACCTGTGGAGGACATGTATACCGGAATGCAAGAAATGATATTGAGCCTTTCATGCTGCACAAATCGAG